DNA from Thunnus maccoyii chromosome 5, fThuMac1.1, whole genome shotgun sequence:
TGTTCATTTTCTAACTGAGATGAACAGGCTAAAATGTGTCTGTACCAATTGACTCTGGGATTATCTAATTGCTAATCTGAAGCCGaaagaatttgaatttgaaagatATATAATTACTGCTGCTTTAAGATGCTATAATTACTACATAAATGTTCTTCATAGTGCTTTAAAGAAATGAGTCTGTTGGTAGTTTAGTCTTGACAAGGGCCCGTTTTAGGtaaatcattatttcatttgGCTTGCGAGATGTTCAGATGCTTTTCAAGAACAGATGCACTGTGTGTGGAAAAACACACTAAGGGAAAGTGAAACATCTAAGCTATTAGGTCAAAGTTTTAGAGTGTGCACATAgataccttttttaaaatgtgtcgtCTGTGTCTCAGAGCCAAGTTTCATGCTTTGCTTCTTCCACTCAGGTCTCCCTCGTGTTCCTTGTCAGTGGTCTGATCATCCTGGGCTACTCTTCGTCCATCAGTGGACAGTGCACCTACCAGGCGGTGGTGAAGGAGGTGTGTGGACCGGCCATCGGTCAGCTGTGTGAGATCTGCTTTGTCTTCAACCTCTTCATGATCTCTGTGGCCTTTCTGGTCATAGTGGATGACCAGCTGGAGAAGCGTGAGTTGGAGTCTGTTGAGTGTACAGACCTCAACGCTACATAATGATTTGTgctttttgtcagattttgaCTTCATAATTCATGTTCATTtgtaaataacacatttcaattTAAACAGACCTCCTTTTTGGAATGACTTGTGGGTGAATCCATGAACCATTACGCAGTaattaaaaaatttttttaaagtcaataAATCTACCCTTGCTTTCCCTTTCTCAGCTGGTTTGTCACATTGAGTGTTACCTGATATTtcagactgtttgtgtgttcttctttgcctgttgtgtgtctgtcagtttgTGGCTCCCTGTACGAGCTTGTAACTGGTTTGCCGGAGTCGGAGATGCCATACCACTTTTACACAGACCAGCGCTTCGCTCTGGTGCTGCTGTGTGTCCTCCTCATCCTGCCTCTATCCATCCCCAAAGAAATCAGCATTCAAAAATACATCAGGTCAGGATTCCAGTGTCTCATGTGGGCATTCATGTACATGCAATTATACCGTATgtccatacacacacagtttagcACCAGGATACTCTAGTACAATATGCTTATGTTcataccatagactgtaaaaaacgatggacatagccaccgtgacgtcacccattggcttgggactcctgttttgaagccttgagtgtgcattttgactgtcgctATCTTgaatttttggagccagaagtgaccatatttggatgagagggtggagctgaccataacactagctgctagctttgGTAGCACAGTGGAGTCTCCTACACTGTTGTTGTAGATATAAGCTCTTACACATGCACCAATCATGATGTACCTTAACACAAACATGCCTGTGAATGGGTTTATGACTGGCTGACATGACCTTACTAAAGGAAATGACCCCAGTGGTCAGTTTCCAGTAATCCACTTGTCCATTGCACTTAAATGTCCCTGTGTTTGGCTGATTTCTCTCTGAACCAGGCATTTTGTCTCTGTCCTCTTCCAGTGTTCTGGGCACTCTGGCAGCAACCTATCTGACCATAGCCATCATCATTAAATACCACACCATGCCTGCTGTTCTGGTTCACATCACCCCTCTCTACAGCAGTGggtacgtatgtgtgtgtgtggcagtgacCAAATGTATCTGGTCCACTGGTCACAATGGCCAGTGAACTAAAAAGCAAGCCACCGCTTGGTATAAGAAAGGTATATAGTTTGCCTCCACATGTCAATGGTGTGGAAATaaagaaaggggggaaaaaagagaatgGAAAAGAAGTGTTTTATGTGTCTTCATCTTTTCTGAAAAGTAAAGTTTTGTCTTCTAGGCTGCCTTTCTGTGACTGTAAATATACTTAATCACCAGAGCCGTGTCATGAGGTTGCTTCCAGGAATTATAGCTGTCATGAGTCTTATCCATGAATCTGCTTTGAATCCAGGCCACCAGTACAGACAAATTAGATCAAAATGATTCTGCTCTTGACTTCAGTGCCGCTTCCAGCTCCTTCCTCCCCTTGAACCTCTGTCACAGTTAAGACGCTCTGTCTACCTCACTGACTTACCTTAGTTGCTTTCATCAGCTGTGCACCTGTGATTGACAGATGAACTCTATGGTGCAGTGTCTCTAAATGCCACGGCATTATGAATGGTGCCTTAATAGctattttctccttcttttctcttcttctcatGGCATTTATGAACTCCAGAAAATGACTCTTGTGTCTCCTCCTGTCTGTGTGCAGGATCAGCTCCTGGGCCTCCATGTTCAGCGTCATCCCGACCATCTGCTTTGGTTTCCAAGTAAGTGCAACTGTttgaaatgtattcatgtgAGCCAGTTAGGGACTTCGTTAACATGTGTTTGCAACATCATGCTGTGGTAAGGCTGGAGGCCTCTGaatgtgcagctgtgtgtgggagggtttatgtatgtatgcatgcttAAAGAGGGGAAAACTGTTCACTTCGAGTTGCAAAATTGCAAATGTGagtacattaaaaaaagtgaTTGTACTTCAAAACTTGTTGGATAAAGTCTTCATAAGCATTTGGCCTTAAGGGGTTGGCTTACccaaattacatttacattacattacattttctcaGTCACCTCAGGTATTACCTAGCTCCATGCCAGTGCAATGGAAGTAAATGGAATTTTGCTTGTGGTATCCACCATCTTTAATCATGGCGCTAGCcatggccacattcttttagcagtgtgtacggaccgcctactcaactgacatcCTCTGCATAAGAATGTCCTCATTCACATGCCAATGGTGTCTCATTAAAATGCGAaacaaccatagactgtaaaaaataatggatgtagccaccatgacgtcacccattggtttgcggactcccattttgaagctTTGGGTatgcattttgactgttgccatcttggatttttggagccagaagttaCCAtgtttggacgagagggtggagctgaccctaacgctagcagctagctgctagcttggttagcacggtgcatttacagtctatggttaactgtaaTAATGCTAATGCACGCTagagaaaaacaggcttaaagccattaaaacaaaatgtacttactggaaaaaaattgaacatccgactccttagagggtcttttagtacaaccaaatgccgaataagacttttttaggaaaccaaaatgttacaaataactttcatgaactgaaaacgcactgaaatagtgacagctatgcctatactctgtgaatctggggttagGTGGTTAGgttacctaaccaatgttgtcACTGTGGTAGCACCTGTCACTTAAAGAGTCcacgcccttaattatgcataactttaagccttaataaaatttaagaGGGTTGAGTtaaataaaaattcacccccccTCAAGTTGTCATGAACGGGGAAATTGCCAGGTGTGAATTgatgtacttagagctgtccacttgtgattgggTCACCCAAGACGTGTGTTAATGCCAGATGTAAACAGGGCcaaagactgaaagcagagggaaacggctagcctgactctgtccatTGGTAACAAAATCCCCTAACCaccacctctaaagttcacaaatgaacatgtttaatttcatttggTTAATCCTTATAAAAacgtgttgtttttacacttttgtttttgtgtagaTTATTCAAGTGAGTTataaagtgttaattagtgagctttataGTTGCTGGTAGTCTGTCATTCTTTACCTtgggacagagccaggctagacaggctagctgttcccccctTTTTGAACAAATTTGAACCACTCTGCATAATCCACACCACACTGTGAACTGTTTCCACTAGAGCTACTTTTTTCTGAAGGAGAATGATCTTTTGACGCTGAGGTCTGTGAATTATCCAAAGTAACTGGGACCCTGTTTCTGGAGGCAAATCTTGAGACACAGATATCTGAAATCCTGggcaaatataacaaaaactaCTGTGCGTCTGTGTATCACTAAAggaaaagagttttttttaatcttattgtATGTCCACCTTATTGGCCTTGTTCAGAATTTAAACATATTTCTATGCTGTGAACAATGGAAGACATAGAGGTGATGCAGATTTGGTTTTCTCAATAGTCTGCAGAGTCTCATGAGTGTGTTAAGTGCAGTGTAAAGGTCAGCTAGCTGGTGCAGCTTGGGGCCGCTGTGCTCCACGAGAGCTTGGGTGagcttttcatatttaatggcTGGGTAGAGTATGGGAAATGGGAATAAGATCATTCTGTCAATCTAAAGCAGGACAGACTGATGTGTAACTTACCAAGTTGCCAAGGTAACCCCTGAAGGATGCTGGCAGGATCTAATAAAAGAAGGGGAAAGTACAAAAGGATTGATGCATGTCCtctcacacaaagacacacagagacacactccCTCAGGGTGAGTGATTGCAGTGCAAAGGGCTGAAAGGAGAGCTGATGAGATCCTGAGACGAGTGGACGAGGGGGAAGGCAGGAAAGGGGAAACGAGATTTAAAACCGGGGCGATGGCAGCTGGGATCAAGTGGGGACAAGAGTCTGTATCCTGACCTCTGTGATGGTTTAACTCGCCCCAATTGTGCTGTTCCAAGCCCATAGCCTTCATTTAATTCCCCATCTCATCTCAGTTCATCACACCGGCTGAAAGATCAGAGATAATAAGACCATTGGATCCTCATCTTGCACTGTGAGCACCAAACAGATGAGAAAAATCCAATATGGCAGTAAGAGAAGCACACAATCTGTCTGACCAACAACTAGTCCCTGGTTCGATGTCCGGCTTTATCGGTCAGTGGATCTGTATCGTGTCTCAACCTGGAGTTCATTCCAATCAAACACTACAATAATTTATACAACCTTCAACTGGAGAGGAGGAACTAGTACAGGAAATGAGCAGCTGTAATTTAAAGTCTTAATTTTCTTCACTGATAgcacattgttgtgtttttttccctgttgaAATCCCTCCAGTTTACtctattctgtgtgtgtgttccagtgcCACGAGGCATCCATTGCCATCTACAGCAGCATGGAAAACCAGCGGCTCTCTCACTGGGTCTTCATCTCTGTGGTCTCCATGATCTTCTGTCTCATCATCTACTCCCTCACAGGTCAGATACATTTCTATTCCCTCCTCTGCTCCCATGATTGTAACACACCCTCATCTCTTTGCACACATCTCCAGTACAAAATCAACACTGGAGGAAACCTCAGGGGCCTGTATCATGTAgcgagattagtgggttagcCAGCTATCTTTGAGTCAGCTTTTCTGGTATCTCGGGGATGGCTCATCTTTAACTGTGGTAACCTATGCTGCACAGCCCGGATCAAAACGCATTATTTCTACAGGAACCTGAAGAAGTGACAAGTGGTAGAGAGCGATAATGACGTCAGAAATGGTAGGAGTTTTTCAAACAACCGTGCTTTCACTCTGGGTTTAAACCCAGACCTCTAAGAAAGAAGGATTATAGTTTACCACACTAACAGCCTAATGAATGTTGATTATAGCTGCATACTGAGCTGCATCTCTTTTAAACCTGAGAGGATTAATGACAGCGCAGATGGTTTTTCAGTCTTCGTCTTTACTGCAGCTCAGGATTGCATGAGACAACTTTGTGAGTGTTAAATATTTTTAGACTCACTGAGATGATTCTGTCtcattttaatgagaaaaagaatCCACACTGTTGGTTGTTTGTCAGATAGATCTTGTCAGGCAATTACTGACTATCTGTACTTTTCCTCTCTACTTTGTCAGCAGAAACAGTCttactgaaaataatttttattttcaatcgtttattcatttaatttaaaaaaacaacaaaaatgtcggtctagaaaataaatgcattatcTAGACTACTTAGCATGCTGAAAATGCTGACAGTATTTTAAAAGTGACATATAGTTCCAACTCTTATTTATGGCCTTGCACAGCCTGCATAGTGAAAGCAGCAAGTTAGTAGAGCAGCAACCTCAGTCCTCTGTGTGTATCTAAAAGTTTTTACACTTGCTTGAGGTGGATTTTGGAAATCTTGGAAAACAGTTTATGTGCAAAATGGGTAATGGAAATGCATTTGTTGATTAAATAATGATGTAGTGAACGTTTAACTCACgtgactgatcagctgtttctaCTCTCGGCGTCTTCTGACATTCTGAAATGTTGCAGCCAAAGGCTGGCAGTGAAATGTGTGTCCGCTATGACCTCCCAGAACTCGTGCGTGCACTGTCTCTACCTTGCTGTGGCCATAAGAATTattacatttctttgtctttgtcttcatcTCTGGATAGAATGAAGCATGGCTAACACTAgctgacatgaaagaacaatTACTTCTTTTCAAATTCCTGAAgacctctctccatttttctaCCGCCAAGGCaataaaagtatttgttttgtttttgttggccACCTCTACTTCTTCTCTGTTTACTGGTGGATTGTTTAAGCTTGTACTGCCATGTTCTGATGAAACAATGCGTTGCGTAGCCTAGTTTATTCACTTCAAACCAGCTGATAGAAATGCACACTACAcgtttaaaaaaggaaaacaaaaaattaactGTCAATTTTAGCAAAAACTTAAAGGAATTAATCGTTTTAGCTGGTTAATCCATTCATCCATTGCATGGTGCTTATTCATCTCCATGTcacattaatttaattcattataTCATTGGGCAGCACTGAAAAAAATGGGATATGATGGTAAATAATTCTAGGACATATCGTTCTCACTGgttttccattattttcataCTCATGAAAGTAAGTCGGTATGATGGTAAAATGGATATTAAAGTACATTCCATGTGGtattaaaatgttcttaaagTCTTGAATTCAACTTGGTGAACCCTGCAGAAACCCTGCttactttttatatttgtacattACCTCTAGTGTTTCTACAACTTCTCATTCTATTAAAGTTGTGTGATTATATTGTGTGCATTTCACCTCTCTTAATTGCAAGCAAATAGAATTGCTGCCACAATTAACAGAAATTATCTGCAGGCATCACCATTTTATCTTGTAtcaatatattataaatactcCATATTATATACTCAGA
Protein-coding regions in this window:
- the slc38a8a gene encoding putative sodium-coupled neutral amino acid transporter 8a isoform X2 — encoded protein: MEELARESISLLASASAKPPLDVAGPRLGSMGAIFIMLKSALGAGLLNFPWAFERAGGIRSAVTVELVSLVFLVSGLIILGYSSSISGQCTYQAVVKEVCGPAIGQLCEICFVFNLFMISVAFLVIVDDQLEKLCGSLYELVTGLPESEMPYHFYTDQRFALVLLCVLLILPLSIPKEISIQKYISVLGTLAATYLTIAIIIKYHTMPAVLVHITPLYSSGISSWASMFSVIPTICFGFQCHEASIAIYSSMENQRLSHWVFISVVSMIFCLIIYSLTGVYGYLTFGKDVKADILMSYTGDDILMLIARLLFGISIITIYPIILLLGRSVIQDPLLSWQRRRNGVVTVEFESRSRYILTGLWITITLLIAVFVPDISKVISVIGGISAFFIFIFPGLCLMFAMQSEPVSCKTR